One segment of Fundulus heteroclitus isolate FHET01 unplaced genomic scaffold, MU-UCD_Fhet_4.1 scaffold_153, whole genome shotgun sequence DNA contains the following:
- the LOC118558738 gene encoding uncharacterized protein LOC118558738, which yields MTYFQRTRYTTSLHPQEKVAEEEEEEEGEVEGEEEEEALHYRSSKNKRTSEEEECIGDEEDIIPPSKKKTAAEVRKHLDEQMWEKRKLDQMQRNLQELRNELQTLKNENERLKDIIINHIPQIKSDLAIIAQKTGRTPVEDLDSSFLTFVQPIPERRSSTEETEPFKKSHMVTELFGETPQTASTAETSAKTQIEVIKGSGVFCQAEAWKAARLATSATAMVRNLLMGTFVLETLLKSNLNGGKPTRGDREQLVALDQIKKAAIIGINRDCIRCYIEEVASSQPRADRHIH from the exons ATGACATACTTTCAAAGAACAAGGTACACAACCAGTCTGCATCCT CAGGAGAAggtggcagaggaggaggaagaggaggagggtgaGGTAgagggtgaggaggaggaggaggcgctTCATTACAGATCTTCAAAGAACAAG CGAACCAGCGAAGAGGAAGAGTGCATTGGGGATGAAGAGGACATAATACCACCGTCTAAGAAAAAG ACAGCTGCTGAAGTTAGAAAACACCTGGACGAACAGATGTGGGAGAAAAGAAAGCTCGACCAAATGCAAAGAAATTTGCAGGAGTTGAGGAATGAACTCCAAActcttaaaaatgaaaatgaacgTCTGAAAGACATTATCATCAATC ATATCCCTCAAATTAAAAGTGACCTCGCCATTATTGCTCAAAAG ACTGGAAGGACTCCTGTGGAAGATCTTGATTCCTCCTTCTTGACTTTTGTGCAACCG ATTCCAGAAAGGAGATCGAGCACAGAGGAGACCGAGCCCTTTAAAAAGAGTCACATGGTGACTGAGCTCTTTGGAGAGACACCACAG ACTGCATCAACAGCTGAGACCTCAGCAAAAACACAG attgAAGTTATAAAGGGCTCTGGAGTGTTTTGCCAGGCAGAAGCATGGAAAGCAGCCCGCCTTGCCACCTCTGCTACTGCCATGGTGCGGAATCTGCTAATGGGCACCTTTGTCCTGGAGACTTTGCTGAAAAGCAACctaaatg gtGGGAAGCCAACCAGAGGGGATAGGGAGCAGCTGGTCGCCCTTGACCAAATTAAAAAGGCAGCCATTATTG GCATCAACAGAGACTGTATAAG